The Amphiura filiformis chromosome 15, Afil_fr2py, whole genome shotgun sequence region tcatggggacttaaattgagattgcccgagtacctaCTGTGAACTCGGgttgtacagtggtaaagctctggactggtaatccagcgaccggggttcaatccccgcggagtcctgatttttttctctcacaatattttcatatgccagtttgctcgagccccaatcacatcatttaaattataatttctcggctTGCATCGCTTATTTCCACAagatatattaatttgtgtttcgcattgtcttacgccctgccagggtgaagcatataggccagcCTCCTTCTTCATAATTTAAAAACTTGTTTAGCAATTTGGTTGGGAAAGATGTTATACCAGAAACAtggaaattttaatttttttaaccagTTTTCCAATGTCGGTGTTCTTTTATAATCTTGCAGAGGCCATGAAATGGAAAGCTGACTTTTTCCCCTTTGTTTATTTTCAGGAAACTCTTCATCGGGGCCCTCAGCCCAGAAACAACAGAAGGTAAGTTAAAAGGACTAAATTCGCCCAAGGGACCCTTGCAATTTTGCATtcaatatgtgacgcgatcaaggaCACGAGTCTAGATCTCGCTATCGATTTTGAGATTGGCAAAGAATgtgttaaaatttatttttattttcagcaattattgataaattgatgtattaaacTTAGCAAAGAAAAGTGGTATAAACAGgggtttcagtttctgaaagctctaaatgttgtctttattctagaaacatgtaaaaatgctCAAAGTTGGGAACCTTTGGCTACTAAGGAAACTAATTTCCAAGTAAGCTGCCGAAAAAAACCCTCTAAATGTTTTAGTTAAAGCACTCCCATTGTTTTGAAGATTTTGAAGAACACAGCAGGGTGACTggacacaaaatattttgcccaGCCTACCCTGTAGGTTTACAAAGTTTTCATAATAATAAATCTGATGGACTGATATGAATACAGGTATTTCCCAGTACTGTGTATCGGGTTTTTCCGATTTTTacttttgaattttatcttaattCACAAGATTGAAGAATGtttattcattttgtttctttattctcTGTACAGAGAGCTTACAAAGCTATTTTGCCAAATATGGCAGTGTGGAGCATTGCAACCTTAAAATGGACAAATTTACGCTGGAGGTCCAAATGTTATGGCTTTGTGACATTTACTGATGATCAGGTAGTTGATCAGGTGAGTGAAACTGAATTCTATTGTTTTTTAGTGCATTGGCTGGATAAAACCTATTTTAAGAATTTACCACAAGGTTTTGGTTCTtgtcccttcccaattttttttggacTTGGGAATGATTACGATTTATACGAAAACTTCATGCACATAGTTTATTAGAGAAcaccaagtctttttgtggtactctaggaaTTTATGATCATTTATCCCTCcgaatataacattaaaaaaaaaagagacctcatccttacacattggaaaatactGAAAACTACTCCCCTAAAGTTTTGGTTTtgagaaccaaaacatttattttatatgGCCTAAACCATTTAGTTATTATACTTTGTGCTAAACTCGTGAATgtgatgttattttttttaattcaaatttccCATAATTGATGTTTTTAAACCATTGCAAGCTTGTTTAAAGAATTTCATGGTAAAAATGAAAAGGCCCACAATAGGGACTCGGTCTCATGGATTTGCAATGTTCCATGAATGAAATATGTATAAAGATTAGTCAAGCAGGATGAAAAAACATGCACACATTTAATGTTAATAATATCATTTATTTTAATCTTGACAGGTGCTAAATGAAGGTGACCACTCAATAGATGGGAAGACTGTTGATGCCAAGAGAGCGACAAAACAAAAAAGTTACGACCCACCCAAACCTAAGAAAGTATTTGTCGGAGGCGTACCAAATGACATCTCAGAAGAAGAAATGAAAGCACACTTCCAACAATTCGGAGAGGTAAGAGTTTTAAATTGAAATCAATCGAGCAACTACAATgctactcgagaactctagcttcaaatttgcacatagTAGTTGGCATTCAATTCTAGGTGTTGCCATCTTTTTTTTGTCGGGCAGCGTAGACATTTTTTGCAATggatgttatttattctgttaagcaagccttgaaataagcaaactggaaccaggagcaatttgtttttgaaatagtaaatccttttctgcataagcAATACAGCATACAGCACTATTGCATCAAGTGAAAAattagaaccaggagcaatttgtttcagaaaattgctcctggttcatgttaatttaacaaggaccaggagcaattggtggctttacgagagcaaaaACCCCGGTTGTGGTCAAAAACATTAACTTTACAAATTGGAATTAAGGAAAAAAATaccttttgctttttgtttgacaacaatcggagcttacattcaaaagttatattcaaaaatgtaacttcgtgaggcaaattttttgaaattaattcttatgtattttattgttttctcaagctgcgatatttaaagtttttccatttaaaaatttaatatctcaaaaaataatcaagattttgaCCTCATCTTCACAATCATTTGTGATAATTCAATTCTTTTCTAAATCAAAATAAAAGGAAAACAGtgtttctaaaatataaaaaaatcctaaaaacagTGTTTCTAGACTAAAATTCATTGCCGATATCTCGAAAACATTTTTTCGCGAACGTATGTCCACACGGTgcgcaatatctcaaaaagtatttgAGGTATGGACTTCAAATTTGAACTGAGTGTCGCTGATATGCAGGGCTATAATTATAAATAAGACTAGAAGTTTTTAATTCCAAGCTTGGGAACTATGTTGTTGCTATGGCAGCATCAAAATAGCATAcagcaataattattaaattttgaatttgacctaTTACCTCCCGGTAGACCCTAAAGACATCACATGATTATCATAATTCTAGTTCAGATTCGAGTCCTGCCTATGAAGAACACATTTTCAAAATTCCATTTCTATTGATaaaatactttttgagatatcatgTTCCAAAGGTCTCTACCTTTAAATTCACcaaatccaatatggcggccgttaccatggcaacgggtgatATGACCAACAATCAAGAGTAttggatttgaataaaaattgtttaaggtATTATACATGCCACCTAGTTTTGGGAAGTTCCATTCACAAAGTTAACCCATACAAGCTTTAGATTCCAGATCACCCAAACCGGGGGGATTCCACCTTAACAACACAACATATCAACATGATTGAAAGGGTACAGAGCTCTACAGGAATTTTTGTCCTGGAACATGCAAAACTTTTGGAAATTTTAGAATATCTGAACGCCATGGTTGCATACCTTATCATAACTAAAATCATTTGATCAACATTGACCCGAAGGTTGTGGTTCAGTGATTTATATTTCCGAAGTGAGATGAAAGATCAATGGGTTTGAATACTCTTGTGTTGGTTATCTTTGGCGACTAGGGTAGTAACGGACTATGACGGCATGCTAATTTTGCTTTTCTTATTTTCCAGATCCAAGAAGTTGTATTCCCAGTTGATCCAGAATCAAGGAAAAGGCGAGGCTTTGCCTTTGTTGAATTTGTTGGTGACGATGCTGTTGATATGGCATGTGGAAATCAAATCAAACCATTGGTAGtcagaaaataagaaaaaaaacattttttttgtgcCAGTACCACTAGTAAAGTTAAAATGCATTCATAATAGTCCTTTGTAATAGATGGAACATAAATCTTAATACTAGGAAGATGCCAAGTAGCATCGCTCGTAAAAGtgggaaatgttggtgtttggaggaaattgtctttttatgtacaaaaaaggcAAGTAGTAAACAAGGTCATGTCATGCTTTGGACCAAACTACTTGCGTAACATACATTCTGTTCTTGCAAGGCTGCATCCTAACAAACTTGGTTAAATGGAGAACAAAACGGAGGAGCAGCTCAACATGAGTTAAGGGCAAAATGTTTTATGGTACATAATTGTAAATTTCGGCTTTTAAAATGTTAATTGTCAACTGAAATGGCTATTAGTATTATTAAACAAGATGCAATCATTTTATTCATAATTGTGTCATTTGTATTTTGCAGACTGCAATAGAAGTAAAGCCTGCTACACCAAGAGGAGATAGCGGGGAGAGAGGAGGCCGAGGTGGAAGTAAGTATCAAACCCCATACGTACATCCCTTGATTTCATTTTGTTATATAATCCAAGTCAACTAACAGACTCAGTTTCATGAAGATTACATTAACAGACCGGTTAACCTTTCTGGATTGTTTCAAACATTGAAAGAAGGAAAGCCTTTAATTTTCAGTTCCAGCTAATTCACTTTCAGGTCATACGTAGGGCTTATTACAGTTGAATAAAATGATTTGATTCCGATTCAATGCTTCACTATTAATGACCTGTCACCTTGATGCAGATTACATGTAAATTTCTCAACTGCTGTCTTGTGCAACTTTAAAAGTGTTTAATATGCAGGGCTCAACGATTTTTGTCTGGCAAAATCGGAGACTCGCCACTATGTTACAATACTGTAAaagaaattttttgcatttttctagtTCGTTTCAGGCTGCTCCTGCGAAATAACAATCTGCAAATATATtccatttatttttttgtttttccatttttattgccctgtacttgggactggtgggtggagaaaagttacagaaaaccaccagcccccttctttATGACAGccatacaatattataaacataTTCCATTTATAGGTTTGATTCATAATTGTCAAAGCGCGAAAATGTAGTGTGCAATTAAAAAGCAAGATCTTGCCGTTTGTTTTAATGGTGACTTAGTAGcttgtatgattttttttttcccttGTGTCGAAACGCTTTTCCCCACAATTTCTTGGCAAACAAAATCCGAAAGATTAGCTATTTGTTTCCAGTGCagttttgtaatttaaatatatgTCAAGTCGTTGTGCCCTGCAGATTAGCGTTACAAGGTATGTACAAGCTCGgtcaaaaaaaatattgtgctGTTAATGTGAAGTGTTTGTAGAAACTTGTTTGAGGATATATTGAATAATACTGAACACTGACCAAGAAGTGCTTCCTAGCATGATCTGCTTTCATATTGATTTGATGTAAATGTGGGAAATTTCCCCATTTCAGAAAATGGAATTTTGTTTCAGGAATGAATGAATCTTACAAGATGTATGTAAAAATTGTGAACATCATTGCAACTTCGAAACAGATTTGTAGATATTGAACGGTTACAAGGAACTGAAGTGAAGGCCTTaatcaattttaatgttttatttttttagcctTGCTTAAGTTGAATTCTTTAAGATGAATATTATACATATTAGATTGTTTCATGTATTTCATACTAATTGCTTGTAATGCATTCActcacatttgattttaattaagAGGTTTAATTTCTGATTGATCATAtaatttgtgtacaaaataataaaggtATTGATGCTCGAGAATTCATTAAAAGAAATGGAACAACAGGCGCTATATATTGAAATGGAATAAGCTCATCAATGCCTTTATACAAAGAATCAAATCGGTATTTATATTCATTGCTTTAAgggaatttgcatatttaatgttTAATTAAATGTACACATTATTCAAGAAGGGAGGGACTGTAAGTTGTCAACATTTGTCTTATAAGTTTCAGGCCAGGCCAAGTGATAAGTGTCAAGAGATACTTCAAATGAGAGCTTCAGATTTCAAGCCAGGTTCAAAGTTCAGTCAAGAGGTGGTTTTAACGTAAACCCTTTTCTCACTGATCCCAATACACTTAACTGCGACTATTGTTTTTCAGAGTGGGAATATGTCCGCCAATGCATTGTTCCTCTGCTGCTGCCTGAGTCTGCATAAAAGCGCCTTCGACTGGACAGTACACATGCTGCGACAACGCACCATCTGACTGGTCGTATGGACTTCGCCCTTGTCATCGCCGGAGGAACTCAGGTCGGATGCTTTGGCCACATTAAAGAAAATGATAATAAGTTATCATTAAAAGAGGCCATGAGAATAGTCAAGATTCATTCAGTCAAGTTCTGTTATATATTTTGAGTTCATACAACTGTCATTTTCTTTTAGCCCTACCAAGTTCAAGTTAAGTAAAGAGGAATAGGCGAGAGTAATCAACCATCAGTCATCAGAATTTTCAGTGTCCATTCAAGTTCAAGTGGTTTAACTTAAAAATACATGATGTATAGGTTTGTCTTCATATTATCGCATGCACTTACTTCATTTTTTCCTTCTGGCCAACAGTTCAAGTTAACAGTAAGAGGACCATTGCTTTGTTTGACGAGTCACTACTGCTttgttgaatatcttcaatataattattatgataatgTAACAGTTATTCTTCCTTTCCTTTATTGTTGATGCTTTGAAACATTGCATTCTTGAAACTTAAACCGTTCATGTGCAGTATGCTATTTTGTCAACCGTTTTGACCTGGTTTGCTATTCATGAAGAGTTGAAGTACCAAGGTCTAACAACTGTTTCAATTATAGATTTCACTGAGAAAGGTTATTTATGATTAAAATGAAAGCCTGCTGCTAGttgatttaatgataaatgataaaagtAAAGAACAATTCTTAAACCGGAATGACTCCTTCCTTTTTGACCCATTCAACTATGACACGATACACTTGCGTTGAAGTCATGATTatgaaattgcatttatttatgcATCATGCTATCGGCCGATGTTAATCAAGTCTTTACAAATTGGATTTCAACAAATTCCAGATATTCTGGTGTTGCCCTGTGGCGAcacttaattttgtttttcagccCAACAAGATTAATATCTTGGAGGTTAATACGGTAATCAAATTCTGATATTCAGATTTTATTGTTGGGGTATTTGACAATACCTGTTCACCAAAACACTGACAAGAATTCAAATTCTATTAAAGCAGCTGTTCCTTTGAATCCTTTCGTAATTATCTTGCCAGTTGACGCAACAAGCCCATGCTTTCATTTATTAATCGCCATGctagtgttattgtttttaacaCCATTCTGAATTCCCTTACAGGAGGTGGCCGTGGCGGAAGAGGTGGACGTGGTGGATGGGGCGGCGGATATGGTGGCGGCGGCGGATATGGTGGCGGCGGTGGATACGGTGGTGGCGGATATGGCGGTGGTGGATACGGAGGAAATGGCGGCTATGGTGGTGGCGGATATGGCAGTTATGGAGGAGGTGGTTATGGAGGAGGATCTAATGGGTACAATGACTACAATAGTGGAGGTGGATATGGTGGTGGTAGTAGTGGAGGATATGGTGGTGGCGGATACGGAAGTGGAGGTGGTGGATACGGAGGTGGCAGCGGTGGTGGCGGATATGGAGGCGGTGGATACGGAGGTGGCAGCAGCTACGGAGGAGGTGGAGATTATGGTAAGTTTATTTAGGCTCATCAACAAGGTTGTAGGGTGGCAATAAAACTTCATATTTTAAGCAAGATTCTGCCAATACTGTTCACATTGATAAATATGTAAAATGCACACGTTCATATCGGCCCACCATAGCTATTACCCTGGTCTCTAAATACGAAGCatctgtttaagggggtactacacccttgccaaattttgtgcctatttttgcatttttctcaaaaattatagtgtattggtgacaagtaagatatgtatattataggggcacggactacaactactgcactggaaattttatttcagcacagacaacagttgtggagttccagtcaaaaatgagggaaaaccaatatttgatcaataaatcaataactacttgacttgagttgctgaattttcagtgcagtagttgtagtccttgcccctataatattcatatcttacttgtcaccaaaaataggcacaaaattggccaggggtgtagtacccccttaatataacTTAACAATTTAAATAAGAAATGCGAAAACTTCTACTTTCTTGAACAAGTCATGGATCGAGGTATGAAAGAAATTGCTCCTAATTGCTTGTTGAAATGTAAAGGAACATGAATTCAAAGGGATGCTATTAACTGCAGTCGTTTACTTACGCTATTTTTGTATCGCTTCATCATTGTTGGTGTGGCATAACCTCTGTAATGACTGCCGTTATGATTATTGCATGCAAGAGTTGACCtgataattttgttttgtgtAGGTTCAGGAGGTGGCTATGGAAAAGCACCAAGGAGTGGAGGACGAGGCCGTGGCGGCGGTGGTGGCTACACACCATACTAACTTAACAAACATTCTTGGTAAGTGTACTTTGTGGAACTGTATTTTCTGTGGTGATAGTGAATATAATTTGGCATACTAAATTTTAAATATGGCCATGGAAATATGGGTACTTGTTTGGAATGTTTGTTAAGTTAGTACGTGTTACTGACGAGTAGGGTATCCCGGGCGGGGAGGATATTTTGCCAATTGTTGGGTTTGGGAATCGTGTTTGGTTGGTTTATTGTCTATTTTCCGAAGAATTTCTTGTGTGGAAAGTCTTTGTACTCATTGCATAGTTGCTGAAACGTAGATGCACTTGTATCAAAAAAAAATGGAAAGGAAAATAAGGGCGATTCCACAATTTTTGCTTTTAAACTATTAAAGATGGTGCTCGGACCCAGCGTATCATTGGATAATAAAATTAAGCAGCACTCTGattcaacttgggctagctacaacccccCCCGCTGCTGGGTTAACAAATTTTTGATTGGGTAGTTTTATAATTGGGGCGAATAAAGGAAATTTGATAGGGATAGCCACTCCGGGTTAGTATGCCCTGCTCGTCTGTAGTTGGTCCATGTACTTGGTGGAGCAGTGTTTTCTGGGGTGACCGATACAAAATGCACCATATTGCAAAAGTATGGAATGTGTCGGTTTACAAAATTGTGTTCAATTACCTTCTAATCTTGAATTCTGTTTATTTTTTTGTGTTTGTAC contains the following coding sequences:
- the LOC140171640 gene encoding heterogeneous nuclear ribonucleoprotein D-like-A, coding for MAVWSIATLKWTNLRWRSKCYGFVTFTDDQVVDQVLNEGDHSIDGKTVDAKRATKQKSYDPPKPKKVFVGGVPNDISEEEMKAHFQQFGEIQEVVFPVDPESRKRRGFAFVEFVGDDAVDMACGNQIKPLVVRK
- the LOC140170952 gene encoding uncharacterized protein, whose protein sequence is MLWTKLLACNHFIHNCVICILQTAIEVKPATPRGDSGERGGRGGRGGRGGRGGRGGWGGGYGGGGGYGGGGGYGGGGYGGGGYGGNGGYGGGGYGSYGGGGYGGGSNGYNDYNSGGGYGGGSSGGYGGGGYGSGGGGYGGGSGGGGYGGGGYGGGSSYGGGGDYGSGGGYGKAPRSGGRGRGGGGGYTPY